In the genome of Plutella xylostella chromosome 6, ilPluXylo3.1, whole genome shotgun sequence, the window gttctgaagggcctatccttccttttgaaatcattgcttaataattattattattataatatgagcagagctaactatttatcacagccatgcattaacgtcctttaagtaatcatcaattttataataagcttttttacagaatttctctttaatgtagcacttaaacttattctctggcatttgagtaacttctgttggaagcttattataaaatctaatacagtaccctaaaaacgatttattaactttcgctagacgcatcgctggaaaagccagcttatgcttgttcctagtatatgtcatgattactgccaattgtatcaaaagttgaaatattctttcgtacatacattaaattggaattttttttgtaattgttGTAATCATTATAATGTTGGCGTTAGTAatcactttcgatattttgatcattcaatatcgtgattttcgctgcgctccgctttgcttttgacgataATATGCACCTaacacctaacacgctcctcttcgctttgctcgtcgtcgcacctatctttaggtttcgatcccatgtggtttaatggcgtttgtaatcATTATAAGTAATGGTGGCGTTAGTAATcgctttcgatattttgatcattcaatatcgtgattttcgggatgtaggagaaaactaccacaatttgtacattaaCAACATACTATTAAGAGAAACAAAATTTtaccaatacgaacaatttgagcaaacgagacttaggtgtttcaagtttgtgcctaaagagttttagacgtaACGAgacttatgccacataagtttTGGCGAAGTGATGAatctaccaaaaaagtttagaccttacgagttatgcgaaacgagtttagggcaataaagattaggcgagatgaggggaacccagGTGGAGGTGGGTGACATTAGTGGAGACACTCTGCACCTTTGGGGTAAGTaccttataagtacctatagcacatcaacaaaaacaatcaaaatCGACATGCTTTACGCTttcgtaaaatattattggttgttactacattttttttaaatcattaacAGTTCAATAGGTACAGCATTTTTACTAATAGAagactttattttaattttaaaaacaatgatTACTTTTTTATGTCGATACTTTACACGATCCCAAGATAAAGATCTTCACAGACAGATGGATAGGGGGTGGCCGGATAGACGGACAATAATGTGATCCTATACTTGGTGGTTAGTCTGACTGGCGAATCTTAACCACGccacggtgacaaactctAGTCACTCACCGCTCACCGACACacgtgccaatttctccatagtcggttatatCGTCGTCGGATATGGAGAAATAGAGGTTAAAGAAGCTGTTAATCATAGTTTGGCAACTTACATTCTGCCTACTGGTTACTCACGGTACAGCAGTATTAGCCTAGTGTGAGAGCCCCAGTAACCTTAGAGTATATAGGTATGCCAGTaaccatagttttttttaatctggtccaaataactaaaactgttttatatcCATAACATTTATTGAGATAACCTGTCATATAACATTAGCAATAGCAAATGTACTCACGGAAGGCGGCGAGTCCGGCACCGAAGGCCAGCTGCTGGTGTGGCAGCAGCATGGGCCGCGGGcacagcggcagcggcggcggcagcgccCAGGCCGCCTCCTCGCGCCCCTCGCCGCCCCTCGGCTCCTCCACCTCCACGTCTGATGACGACTCACTCGAGCACTCCCGCCCGCCCGCGCTCACGTCACCACCCGTGCGGCTTTTGTTTTGAGAATCCTCATGAATggtacttttgttttttggtTCCTCGAGGTGACCGTAGATGCGCGCGAAGAATTCCCGCGGTGAGGACGGCCGCGGCGGCGCCAGGGACGTTTCCCGGTCATGCTTTTTCGCGTTACGGCTTTGGTCGGTCATGATTTTGTTTATGggtattaattacttaatcaAAATTTGCACTAAGAACGATTACTGAATCAAGTTCACATTTCAAAGTCCGACAAAAAAATCGTCAACATATTTAAAGTTGCTGTGCTtaggtatttactttaaaTCGAACTGATAtctttgatttataatttCGCAAAGTACGTGTTATCTGGTCAGTCCTCACACGTGGATTGGCAGTGAGTCAGGTGCACGCATCCCTCAGGACTGTGGCCCCGCCCTCCGCCGGACGTCCCTTTCACCCACCAATCAGATACATTGTCGCACCCCGGGGGGTGAAGTAACGCCCAATCCTCAGCCGGGGCGATTTATCACCTACCCCCAATGGAGGAGcctaaaagtttcagtttcagAAAAGTTCAGTTTATAGTCTTAGATTATTTGTCACGGATTAGCTTTTCCTTGCAACAGCATGCCTACTACAATTTCCTGCAATTACTGAAAAGAAAACATTCTACTCATTTGTTTAAGAATTTAACCATTGTTCAAAATAAGTGTGTCGGGTGCACTGACTGGCCTTCGGAAGTTTTCCTCAAGATTTTCTGCCTGTGGAGAAAGCCCCTAACGAGAAGATACCAATAATGTTCTATGCATCTTTTCAAGGGAAATATAGTTTATGGcatagataaaaaataatgtcaaACAAAACATGTCGAAATCTCAACGAGATCTCATtgaattaataacaaaaataacagGGTAATAAAAAGGTTACATAAAcagtgtatttatttttacatgtttCAGTTTTATAAGTGCACTTCTATAATGCAGAGGAATGTCGCCGTTTTCATCATTGGGTttcttttattatgtttatcttGCAATTACACTTTTCCACTGCACAGAGACctgaaaaactttattggaGGCAAAGAAGAAAACAGTAAGTTTTCTTTCTCTATACACTAAACAGCTTTCAGCGATAAGACCgtcatttttgtacatatgtgtaaGTATTGatgttatgtaagtaattttcatgtgtgtgcaaataaaaaatattctatctatctaaacaGCGTCAGCCCGTCATCTTACTACGTGTCACTCTCCTACCTTCTACCTTCTGCCTAGCTGAGCACATGTttgaaaatacaatttaactAATTTTCGTACAATATAGTTAGTTAATAATGATTAGCCAGTGCATGGTTACCCGCCATAACTAACCTAAACGAACAAAATTAATTCATAACTACTTTCAGCCAGCATAATATCATGTTCCCAAGACCCTCTTGTAAATGAGGCCCAATCCAGTGAAAGCAAACCAATTCACGCAGATACCAAAACTGAAACATTAAACCACACCTTTAGCGAAGATGACTTGCGCCATTACGAGCAGAAAGTGATCATGAAGAAGTACCCGTATCTTGATATGAAGGAGCTTGAGCAACTCCGTCCGTCATTGAAGGTCGTGCGACAGAACGCGAAGTTTGCACAGGACGAGGAACCTTTGTGTCCCCCGGAGCACAGCCTTTGCAACGGCATCGTAGTGGAGGAAGGGCCCGATGTAGAGATCATCAACCGAGGCCTGTCTGGGTTTTTTCTGCCCGCAGTTAGCAAGATTACGGTGCTCAAGGATGAAACACCGAGGTCTGATGATATTCTGATCCCGAGAATCCCTTTAGCCGACCCGGCGTTAGAGAGCCTCCATAACGATGTAGTGGAGTTTTATAAACAGTTAAATAGCGTTAATAAAGACTCAAATTGAtgtgaatatttatttttactatctAAGCTGACTGTAGGTagaggtacttatttataattgaCTTCCTGTAGTGTCCAATActcatcattcatcatcagcaCAACCCTTCACGACCCCaatgctggggcacgggtctccctacaatgaaggaaggatttTAGGCCAGTCCACCAAGCAGGGCCTAGTGcaggttggtggaccccaacacaagcaagcttgtgctgagagagggTGTAGTAGTCAACCCAGTCAACCGGTCAACCCGACTGACTGACTAGGCTTCACGACTGCTGCCGTAACAGCAACCGCGCGAGACCCATAATCTATGAAATGTAGAGTTCATTTTGTGGCGTTCTAGTAagcctcagaataataaagattatttaAAAAGGCGATTGTCCATCCACTATATTTGTTTACCGCAAGGCTGTCGCAAAGGCGGATGTTCATCACTGGGGGAGACGCATAAAAGACTGGCCGCGTTACATGTGtttgtaataaattttgttgtattttgtgTGGACCATGGTTTATTCCGAACGCATCATGGGCCGATGCCGCTGTCGCTGACGTTCGGAGTTTGACTGCTGTCAAAATGACATTAGACTGACAGAAGATTATTTTACACTGTATTTGACTCTATTTAAACCGAAATAAAGACGATAATTGAAAGACATTAGGTATGATTTTTtatcaacaaaataaattgtgtCTGGCAAAGTggcaataaattaatttaatttataaatagtagAGTGGCTTGTCGGGTAAAGTTtcttgtattattaatatattaacaAACTATCACACAGTTGCAAAAGATTCATATATGTGAGGACACTATAAAAACAagttttattacattattttgtttctgttcAAGAGTGAAAAAGGttagattttattattttataagtggCTTGTTAATCGTTTCTCCATTTTAGTTATACATATAGTAATAATTGAAATGAAAGCTACGAAGAGAACAATCAAAATTTAGCATTCAAACATgctcctcattcactccaaaacttttattttctaggCCAGTTTGAATCATGGAACTCCAATGCACAGTGCAAAACTACGAGTGGGGTAAAGTAGGCAGAGACAGTATGGTGGCTAAGTTGATATCCAGTGCTGATACTAATATCACCATTGAAGATAAACCCTATGCGGAGTTGTGGATCGGCACTCACCCCAATGGACCGTCTCTGATCATAGAGAGAGGTGTCCTACTAGCTGATTACATCAAAGATAACTTGGACGCTATAGGCCCAGTGGTTAGAAACAAATTTGGAGTTGCTGTGCCTTTCCTGCTGAAAGTTTTGTCCATAAGAAAAGCCTTGTCCATTCAAGCACATCCAAACAAAGTAAGTTTAAAccttttatgaatttatttattcatgatAAATTAgattgtacttatttatttacaatttttttaactttcacCACAATCACCACCATACTAACCCACATACttacggacataaagtctgtagAGTGACAatcacttataaaaaaaaacccacatacttacatacaagtTAAAACTTGATGTGATTCTTtgcaaaattattataaaagagCATATTTTTAATACCAATGAACTTGTTACAATGTGTTTCAGGCGCATGCTGAAGAACTGCACCAGCAGTTCCCGGAGGTGTACCGAGACCCCAACCACAAGCCGGAGCTGGCAATTGCTCTCACACCATTTGAGGCACTCTGTGGCTTCCGGGATGTTGCCCAAATAAAAGCATTCTTAAATAGTAAGTGCActtagtataaatattttataaataacacttcattttaagattttaataTCTAGCTCTACTAACCCCATATTTGCACTACTACACATATTAGTTACAAGCTATTTAATGATTAAAATCACTATCATAtctgtaaatatataaataaggctttttatataaaatcgtattattgtttgttgtcaacttatcataataattataaaattatatgtatttttcttcCAGAATTGCCTGAGCTATGTGAGATCCTTCCCAAGGCAGTAGTGGACTCCATGTTATCTGAGATTGAAGGCGATAGTTCTACAGCCGCGCTGAAGCAGTTATTTGCGTCACTAATGACTAGTGATAAGGCGGCCATTGCTAGCAGTCTACAGAAATTAGTTTCACGACTAGAGCATGAAGGTAACATATTGTTATATTAATGTTCTACATTTAGCTTAGTAGttttgttacaaaaaatatgatgttcCATAGATATGTGAGAAAATCATGTTGTTAATGTTTTCTTCAAACATGTAATCTATTATTGTCTGCAacatagtaaaatatttatgttatctTTATTTCAGATGACGAAACAAAGGCATATCTTCAATATTCTCTGCTAAACAGACTGCACAAAGACTTCCCCGGTGATGTGGGATGCTATGCACCATACTTGTTGAACTATCTTCAGCTAAAACAAGGAGAGGCCATCTTCTTAGGACCGAATCTGCCCCATGCTTATTTGAGTGGaggtaaataattttagttttccTTTATTTAAAACTGTTGTAGAGTCAATGTAATAAGATGCATTTGACGACTTTACaagattttatttactttcacaATATTGGAATTGGGGCTACTACATTGACGTTAACCACAAGCATCACCACCATATCTATCTAGTAAATAGATAGAACTTTGATATTTTCATTACGTGTATCTCAGGAGTCATATTAAATGGAGGAATTTTTGGCAATTGAAGTCAATTTAAACAAGTTTAGTCAGATATTTCGCCaactaattttattcaatTGTTATcgttttatgtacctacatagttgtagttttaaatacctataacatgtaataatctttataataataatagtaaatagACTATTACTCTATGTATGTTGTACCTCTGTATCCTCGAAATTTATATGTGTTCAAACACGGCTTCTTTCACATACACTTACATTGCTATCATGCTCTACTTTCAACTCCTTACTTATGAGAAATTTTAGACCCATATCAGCTCTTATAATGCTCTTATAATTCTTCCAGACTGCATAGAATAGGAGTAGGTATAATGTGATAGAATGCAAGCCATGCTCATGCTCAGAGTAACACACATAAATCATCACACTTAAAATTTCACTTGACTACTTCCAGACTGCATAGAATGCATGTCGTGCTCGGACAACGTGGTCCGCGCGGGGCTGACCCCCAAGCCCCTGGACGTGCCCACGCTACTAGGCATGCTGGACTACGGAAGCtactcgcgggaacagctgtTGTTTATGCCGAAGTTGGAAGATGAGAACAGCTGCGTGTGGCGCCCGCCCGTGCCGGACTTCGCTGTTGTTAAGATTAAGGTGATTCTATGAAGCTAACTAATCTAACTATAACTAGTTCATGGTTACGGTCTATGGAAGTACCTAGTTGATGTCGAAGACTGCCTTGTACTCTGCCTGGAAGTGCGATCGGCGCACACCGTTGTgatagacgagttctcgagaaGACAATATTTCTACGACAACTAGAGCCGTTACGATGTTGTAGCACTCCTTGTGAGTCAATAATCGTCTGTGCACAGCGACAAATTGTATTGTGCATTCGCAACCCGCATGTACTTAGTGCAAAATTAATAGTTCTATCTGTCTACAAAATATCTAAACACATTTAAACTACACCCCACAGGTACAATCCGACGACAGCTACAACACAGCAAACCGCCCCAGCCCGtccctcatcatcatcacggcGGGAGAAGGCACGGCTTGCGACACAGAACCCATACCCTGCAAGCCGGGAGTCGCCATCTTCCTCAAAGCCAGTCGCCAGCTCACCCTGACCCCCGCCCCCGGGAAGACGCTCGAGGCGTTCCAGGCCATCTGCAATGTATGATGGGAGGTCAGGTTATGATGGTACTTTTGTAGCTAGTGTTGAGTGTAGATGTAGATTTGATAAAGAGGTTCAGACGGATGGCTTTATTGGTCCCGGTCATAAGACAgtttagaataaaataataaagattatatttataaatgtgtattatatgagtattataCAGCAGGTTCGTCAATCCTGTTTACAGTTTCAAgcatgtatacctacttatatacatttttttttaaagtatggAAGTATAATTATGACGAACTATTATggtttcattaaaaaatcttGCAACTGTCTATAGAAAGAGGGCAATTTGGTCGGATATGTAGTTTTGTCAAATCTACATCAACTACACACTCAACAGAATTAGATAATACGTAGTTTGATAAATAGATAGAACTGTTTACTGATGTCATCAAATATATATCATTAAAGTAATAAACCTTTAGCATGTTATAGGTCAATAGCATAGATATCAAACGAAAATAACTTTTGTAGACATAAATTCAATGGCTGTGCTATGCTATTGCAGTTATTTCGTGTAGGTATACTGATAAGTTCAGTATGGATGCATAAAATGCAATAAGTGCTGTAGTTTTGATTACATTATATCCGTAAGAATTACAGTTAGAATGATATTGCATTTATCTAATAGCTAAATAAAGAGCAACGTTCCTAAATGATGTGccttatttatcattattattattgatataaaattatgaGTAAGATgataatacttacatataaatttatgtagttttaattgtattaagtattcactttattgtattattgaCGCAAATGACGCAATTATATTGTCTCAAATATTAAACtaagtaattataaatctagtattttatttatctacatagTATGTCTAGATATAATTCAGTCGCAAAGCAAATTATTTGATCCTATGATTCAAAGGAGTGGAATAAAGTAGGTCTTCAAATCACTAGGTATTAACTAcatgaaatattaattaagtaactcTAGTGTACTCTTTCGGGTACATCAAACTTGCAGATATCTCTTTTGTTTGCAGCACTATATTAtacattcatatttatttattatgtaattgtTATAAAGAATTTCAACAATGTAGACTAAATAAAAGTTTCTGAGTTTCTGAGTTTAGTCCCCCCTGTCTAACTAACTAGTTAGTTGCACAAAGGTTAGTTGCCTCAGATGATTGCTGCTTTTTGATTTTACTTTTCCGGACATTCAAATTGGggaaaagtataaaatttgcGCGACGTTACGGTTGGTGCAATACTAATTCACTTTACCAAAATAAATCGGAGTATACGTGACACTATGAGTTTTCCATAAGTCcaaataactaatattataatgtaaagaATATATTCATCAGTGGACTAATATGagcgatgatgatgatgatgatgtaggtAGTTCTTAAGTATCAgcaatatataaaaaaacaccatAAAACACCAACTTTCTTAACTAATCGATTCGTACCAGCACTAACTGTACTCTGGTCTAATTCTAATACGCACTAGTTTATTCAAGACGCGGTGCATATTAAGAGAATACGAATATGGACCGGCGCTGACAATTATCATTCCCAAAGCCAGGCATAGCCTATAGCGCGATACGCACTCGAGGCCCTAACTGCCCGCCTGCCTATTAAACTTCGACACTATTTCGACACCAGCTGATCTTAAATGAACCCAGTCGCTCTACAACACCATAAACAGAGTTACTATCTGGTTTTTTCCCTACCCTTCAACTTAAACTATTTAAATAGAATTTGCAGATTCCTAGCAATTGCGAAGGTACGTGTTAATGAACATTGAAAGGTGCGGACGATATGTCGAATGAGCGGGCTTCGCGAATTAAATACCGATGCAAGATTTATGCTCCTACAATCTACATTACACATTCCACGGACATTCGATCAGGTATATATGATTGCATCCAAGGTTCAATTCAAAACACTAATtagattttttgttgtatCTTTCGACTAAGTAATTAATACCATACCTAAATGTATCGTAGTCACGATTTATTAAttgttttatagttttatattgATAACTTTAGATACAACCAAAACATATTGATAGACTAAACATAATGACTTAGCAGTCTTACAGAGATAATTCAAATGTTCTATATCAATACCTCAGAGGTAAACAATAATCTCTTTTTATGTATATCTAATGTATACCTATGTTTAAATATGATAGatgtaatgtaagtatatgttACTCTACAGTTTTGCATTGGTACATGGaccaagtaggtatattaactTAGCATAATAGAGCTATAGAGCTCTGTAGGGGACCCCAGTGCAACGTGTTACATATAATTTTGCTTCATTAATTcgtataatatttacatacatatagatGTAAAGCAGGACTAAAGTACGGATTTACACGGCTAATTATAGTAATTGTCGTGGGTATAACGTAATTGAATAAGAACACCGATTTATAGACAAAAATGCTCACGTGACCGGCTCTACATCATTCTTCagtctacataatatattccGTATCATTGATATGGTGTTAGTATTGATAGCGTTCCCTGAGGGTTATGGTTATGGTCAGACCATGGGATTATTTAAAGAAAGAGAGTTTGTGTAGGTAATAAAGAGCACAGGAAGAAATTATTAACCGAAAGGGAATCACACAAATCGCTATAATTGACAATGGAAAACTATATAGTGTTGTTCGACATTAGAAAATTCATTTTGTTGCCATTTGGTAGGCGATACACGGCAATAAATATAGCATTCTTCTATAACTTATACAAAATCATggtgatattatttataatatccgTTTTCTTTCACTAAAAGGAATGCCGTtgtataacattatttacattCGAGATTgttacgtaggtaggtaaagactttattatgtttttgaaataatcaaaacaaaactgGCAAACATGCATAAATATAGAATTAGGAAGGTTCATACTTAGTTCTACTTCTATGCCTATTTGCGGACCTACAGCTTCTaagcattttgaaaattgCCTTCCTACCTATCAGAAACTTACCTAGGCATCTTCGTgtattatttaactttattagtttattaggtatagtgtgtattttattatgcatAAGTACTTGCTTATAATTCTAACTAAAAGGACAAcctacatgtaggtaccttgTACGCGTAGCCAGGCGGGGGTTAGCGATTTACTTGTAATAAATAGTGCACCTGAATCTACTGGTACAATAACCTTACAATGTATTTCATGAGAAATGACCCTTCTTACCTTCCCAATAAGGCTGTTGGGGCAATTTAGAAACGTATCATAAATCGCTAGTGCTAGGTGGCGCAAGCTCTATAATGAGATTATGCATATTATTCAACATTTGCCGTCGATACAATGTCTTTATTTGTTACATGTGAATAATTTCTTAATTAATGTTTACAAATACCAATACTTCTACAGATATGGTTCTTGGGCAACCGAGCAGTGACAGCATTTGGTCCATTTCTGATACATTAAGGACTACGGCCGACCGGTCTAAACGCTATTTCTTGGAGCTTTTAGCTCTTCATACCTAAATGTAATTTATCCCAAACTAAAGCTATCCCCCGACGCACCATACCTAAAgcaacatatattattattcccgTTTAATTCGATCAAGAAGAAAGCTGCTGATTTATATCATGCCCATTAATATCcataaaattaattgaattGGCACACGTTTAGataacgaaattagttttacGAAACCGAAACCTTCAATCTAATAAGTACACACTACTCTGCATTACATGATCATATCGCATCTAAATTCGTACgaattatttcaatataaCCAGATTTACAATAGATGTTATGCTAATTTTAGCAATCGATCACCGTAATGATGCCTTAAAGGCGACCGCCTCACTCCATTAGATTTCCATTCACGACCGGGTTATCACGTAGCGATCGGCTCACAAGCTGGACCTACATGAAATATTCGAATACATTACAGCGCTATTAACCGGACAGCGGATTTATATCTGTGACGACTTGAGGACATTTGTTTTAATACGTGGCCCATGTATCAGTTTCTGGAAACTGTGTATAAAAGCTGTATTTACGATATCGTACTTTCGGGTTAAACGTTATCTAATTTATTTGGAGTTTCATATAGGAACTCCATATGTgaagaaacataatatatacttcCTACGCGCCGACTGCTATCAAATACTAATCATGAATATCTATTAACATTTCCTCTTAGAATTGTCCACAATGTAGACAAACCTGCCTGATGGGAAGTTGCCCCACCGCCCGCGTCATTCATCCAGCGATCGGTCGGTCCGGCGACGAAAGGTgcattttacttttactcgcTTGTCCGTTTATTAGGTTTACGGTCGCGACAGTTGTGCAACCG includes:
- the LOC105384907 gene encoding mannose-6-phosphate isomerase, whose translation is MELQCTVQNYEWGKVGRDSMVAKLISSADTNITIEDKPYAELWIGTHPNGPSLIIERGVLLADYIKDNLDAIGPVVRNKFGVAVPFLLKVLSIRKALSIQAHPNKAHAEELHQQFPEVYRDPNHKPELAIALTPFEALCGFRDVAQIKAFLNKLPELCEILPKAVVDSMLSEIEGDSSTAALKQLFASLMTSDKAAIASSLQKLVSRLEHEDDETKAYLQYSLLNRLHKDFPGDVGCYAPYLLNYLQLKQGEAIFLGPNLPHAYLSGDCIECMSCSDNVVRAGLTPKPLDVPTLLGMLDYGSYSREQLLFMPKLEDENSCVWRPPVPDFAVVKIKVQSDDSYNTANRPSPSLIIITAGEGTACDTEPIPCKPGVAIFLKASRQLTLTPAPGKTLEAFQAICNV
- the LOC125488671 gene encoding uncharacterized protein LOC125488671, producing the protein MTDQSRNAKKHDRETSLAPPRPSSPREFFARIYGHLEEPKNKSTIHEDSQNKSRTGGDVSAGGRECSSESSSDVEVEEPRGGEGREEAAWALPPPLPLCPRPMLLPHQQLAFGAGLAAFREYICYC
- the LOC105384921 gene encoding uncharacterized protein LOC105384921, with the translated sequence MFQFYKCTSIMQRNVAVFIIGFLLLCLSCNYTFPLHRDLKNFIGGKEENTSIISCSQDPLVNEAQSSESKPIHADTKTETLNHTFSEDDLRHYEQKVIMKKYPYLDMKELEQLRPSLKVVRQNAKFAQDEEPLCPPEHSLCNGIVVEEGPDVEIINRGLSGFFLPAVSKITVLKDETPRSDDILIPRIPLADPALESLHNDVVEFYKQLNSVNKDSN